One Campylobacter massiliensis DNA window includes the following coding sequences:
- a CDS encoding thiamine phosphate synthase → MDFGKFELVWVTSRRLSEDFFADVRRVAQGGKADKILLRESDLPEDEYENLARKTLEIIAECDSGTRLVLHTHTSVVSRLGTSELHLPFAKFMASGGKRAVNLADLNLVKSGSVRADKDEISGVYAPNLMQNLKIGVSVHSLDQALAAQDLGANYVVAGHIFDTPSHAPEQGRGLKFLRGIFERLSIKNYAIGGINFENLGEVKDAGAAGAYMMRGFLS, encoded by the coding sequence ATGGATTTTGGTAAATTTGAGCTTGTTTGGGTGACGAGCCGCCGCTTGAGCGAGGATTTTTTCGCGGACGTTAGGCGCGTAGCGCAGGGCGGCAAGGCGGATAAAATTTTGCTCAGGGAGAGCGATTTGCCAGAGGACGAATACGAAAATTTAGCCCGCAAAACGCTTGAAATTATCGCCGAGTGCGATTCCGGCACGCGGCTCGTTTTGCATACTCACACAAGCGTCGTAAGTAGGCTTGGCACGAGCGAACTGCATCTGCCTTTTGCTAAATTTATGGCATCAGGCGGCAAGCGGGCTGTAAATTTAGCGGATTTAAATTTGGTAAAATCAGGTAGCGTCCGTGCGGATAAAGATGAAATTAGCGGCGTTTATGCGCCGAATTTGATGCAAAATCTCAAAATCGGCGTTTCGGTACACTCTTTAGACCAGGCTCTAGCGGCGCAAGACCTCGGTGCTAACTACGTCGTGGCGGGGCATATTTTTGATACGCCGTCTCACGCGCCCGAGCAGGGCAGGGGGCTTAAATTTTTGCGGGGGATTTTCGAGAGGCTAAGCATAAAAAACTACGCTATCGGCGGGATAAATTTTGAAAATTTAGGCGAGGTCAAGGATGCGGGCGCAGCCGGTGCATACATGATGCGGGGATTT
- a CDS encoding MMPL family transporter, producing MKKSARFFIFLAAFLAALAVCFTNAKKINADIFSLVKFENSTEQTALKSMLDSASNEFLLVSNSPEFLEKSEILAEQSGVFEEYRAKQDVNLTSYLTQLNALKIALLNEQTFELLVKDKNEFFKQSAQNLFNQFAFKPLNAKDDFFALSSHMSLDGSKISLNLSNLMLEAAHESGKFYLVKARLKPGYEPRNLIKFYESVRELAAGDAVQAYASCGALYGAYGKKGGDKESAAMSAVSLSLCAIFLLLAFKNLRIFCVVFVAIFGFACGLAASLLIYESLSVMVVIIGTSLVGLMFDFALHWLGKNQNAPVAAASVRPMLKIFLLGLCITMSGYGVFAFSSLELLRQTAIFSLFTLLGAFLFTYFCLPFIFEGATFSQSAVFSRFFDKFAGLCERAAGVINLKILLAAFVLCAGILALNFKSLSTPEQIKDYASSPSELLEQSKKISTITGAAPQNSVIVLKGGDDLVGDEKRLMRELKQANLIKDYASVSKFILSRAEQESVKNIFKETVKDEEMFKIYAQFGLPSELVKSELEKIANMQTIGISEILEFDAAKNLTRFLPSKNSSTVYAEGLAGGAKTNEILKANGAFSVDFAGVLNQNLTEAKAWAAVLKGGAFLLAFALLWAFFGAARSLLVMSVITLGVLAVLCGFAALGVHVNIFAIFGLILASAVGIDYLIFALNEDLSRRERVFGIFAAFITSFISFFALSFSQTPAVSVFGLAVSLCVAFYGLAACTLAMKNLA from the coding sequence ATGAAAAAATCCGCGCGTTTTTTTATCTTTTTAGCGGCGTTTTTGGCCGCGCTCGCCGTTTGTTTTACAAACGCGAAAAAGATAAACGCGGATATTTTTTCTCTAGTAAAATTTGAAAACTCTACCGAGCAAACCGCGCTAAAATCGATGCTAGATAGCGCTTCAAACGAGTTTTTGCTAGTTTCAAATTCGCCTGAGTTTTTAGAAAAAAGCGAAATTTTAGCCGAGCAAAGCGGAGTTTTTGAGGAGTACCGCGCGAAGCAGGACGTAAATTTAACCTCCTATCTAACCCAGCTAAATGCCCTAAAAATCGCGCTTTTAAACGAGCAAACCTTTGAGCTTTTAGTAAAAGATAAAAACGAGTTTTTTAAACAAAGCGCGCAAAATTTATTTAATCAATTCGCCTTTAAACCGCTTAACGCGAAGGATGATTTTTTCGCCCTAAGCTCGCACATGAGCTTAGATGGCTCAAAAATCAGCCTAAATTTGTCAAATTTGATGCTGGAAGCCGCGCACGAGAGCGGTAAATTTTACCTCGTAAAAGCGCGCCTAAAACCCGGCTACGAACCGCGAAATTTGATCAAATTTTATGAAAGCGTACGCGAGCTCGCGGCTGGGGACGCGGTGCAGGCTTACGCTAGCTGCGGCGCGCTATACGGAGCCTATGGAAAAAAGGGCGGCGACAAAGAAAGTGCCGCTATGAGCGCGGTTTCGCTTAGCCTTTGCGCGATTTTTTTGCTGCTCGCGTTTAAAAATTTGCGCATTTTTTGCGTCGTTTTCGTCGCGATTTTCGGCTTTGCGTGCGGGCTTGCGGCTTCGCTTTTGATCTACGAGAGCCTTAGCGTCATGGTCGTGATTATCGGCACGAGCCTTGTGGGCCTCATGTTTGATTTTGCGCTACACTGGCTGGGTAAAAATCAAAACGCGCCCGTGGCTGCCGCGAGCGTGCGTCCGATGCTTAAGATTTTCTTGCTCGGGCTTTGCATCACGATGAGCGGATACGGCGTTTTTGCCTTTTCGTCGCTTGAGCTACTGCGCCAAACCGCGATATTTTCGCTATTTACCCTGCTTGGGGCGTTTTTATTTACATATTTTTGCTTGCCTTTTATATTTGAGGGCGCGACGTTTTCGCAAAGCGCCGTATTTTCAAGGTTTTTTGATAAATTTGCGGGACTTTGCGAGCGTGCGGCGGGAGTGATAAATTTAAAGATTTTACTCGCCGCATTTGTGCTTTGCGCGGGAATTTTGGCGCTAAATTTTAAAAGCCTAAGCACGCCCGAGCAGATCAAAGACTACGCAAGCTCGCCCTCCGAGCTACTGGAGCAGTCTAAAAAGATCAGCACGATAACGGGCGCCGCGCCGCAAAACTCCGTCATCGTGCTAAAGGGCGGCGACGATCTAGTCGGCGATGAAAAACGGCTGATGCGCGAGCTAAAGCAGGCAAATCTCATTAAAGACTACGCCTCTGTTTCTAAATTTATCCTAAGCCGCGCCGAGCAAGAAAGTGTAAAAAATATCTTTAAAGAAACTGTAAAAGACGAGGAAATGTTTAAAATTTACGCACAGTTTGGCTTGCCTAGCGAGCTAGTAAAATCCGAGCTAGAAAAGATCGCAAACATGCAAACTATCGGCATTAGCGAGATTTTAGAATTTGACGCGGCGAAAAATTTGACGCGATTTTTACCGAGTAAAAACAGCAGCACGGTATACGCCGAGGGGCTTGCGGGCGGTGCGAAAACGAATGAAATTTTAAAGGCAAACGGCGCATTTAGCGTGGATTTCGCAGGCGTCCTAAATCAAAATTTGACCGAGGCAAAGGCCTGGGCTGCGGTGCTAAAGGGTGGCGCTTTTTTGCTTGCGTTTGCGCTTTTGTGGGCGTTTTTCGGGGCGGCACGCTCGCTTTTGGTCATGAGCGTCATCACGCTTGGCGTGCTAGCCGTGCTTTGCGGTTTTGCGGCGCTTGGCGTTCACGTAAATATTTTTGCGATTTTCGGGCTTATCTTGGCAAGCGCGGTCGGGATCGATTATCTCATCTTTGCGCTGAACGAGGACTTATCGCGGCGGGAGCGCGTATTTGGGATATTTGCCGCGTTTATCACGAGCTTTATCTCGTTTTTTGCGCTTAGTTTTAGCCAGACGCCCGCAGTTAGCGTTTTTGGACTAGCCGTTAGCCTTTGCGTCGCTTTTTACGGGCTTGCCGCCTGCACGCTGGCGATGAAAAATTTGGCTTAA
- a CDS encoding acyl-CoA thioesterase has protein sequence MISKSVALKAQFYDVDSMNVVWHGNYVKYFETARCALLEEIGYDYEAMRADGYAYPIVKIEAKYIKPVFFGDEIEVEATLKECECFLKIGYVVRNAKTGETLCTGSSSQAAVDMCAMQTCFEIPQELQNAIKRYINEKNSNNF, from the coding sequence ATGATATCAAAATCAGTCGCGCTAAAGGCGCAGTTTTACGACGTAGACAGTATGAACGTCGTGTGGCACGGCAACTACGTGAAGTATTTCGAGACGGCTAGATGCGCGCTGCTAGAGGAGATAGGCTACGACTACGAGGCGATGAGGGCGGACGGCTACGCCTACCCGATCGTAAAAATCGAGGCGAAATACATAAAACCCGTGTTTTTCGGCGACGAGATCGAGGTGGAGGCGACGCTAAAAGAGTGCGAGTGCTTTCTAAAGATCGGCTACGTCGTCAGAAACGCAAAAACAGGCGAGACGCTGTGCACGGGCTCTAGCTCGCAAGCAGCCGTCGATATGTGCGCGATGCAGACGTGCTTTGAGATCCCGCAAGAGTTACAAAATGCAATAAAAAGGTATATAAATGAAAAAAATAGCAATAATTTTTAG
- a CDS encoding LolA family protein, whose translation MKKIAIIFSLAASLMGLDFNEIKSQIKTQNISGDFAQTKFLSGFNVEFKSYGKFELSQSELLYDTLSPIAVSIVINERGIFQKSGNQLIKIDQNFDKKLFLSIIKLDKAELEKEFIFKISGDKNNWKIELTPKNVLLKQIFTRILVGGDKFVKKIVLNEVSGDKTVNDFYNVK comes from the coding sequence ATGAAAAAAATAGCAATAATTTTTAGTTTGGCGGCGAGCCTGATGGGGCTTGATTTTAACGAGATAAAATCTCAAATCAAAACGCAAAATATCAGCGGCGATTTCGCTCAGACGAAGTTTTTGAGCGGCTTTAACGTGGAGTTTAAAAGCTACGGCAAATTTGAACTCAGCCAAAGCGAGCTGCTCTACGACACGCTAAGCCCGATCGCGGTGAGCATCGTCATAAACGAGCGCGGGATCTTTCAAAAAAGCGGCAACCAGCTCATAAAAATCGATCAAAATTTTGATAAAAAGCTCTTTTTATCTATCATAAAGCTCGATAAAGCCGAGCTTGAGAAGGAATTTATCTTTAAAATCTCAGGCGACAAAAACAACTGGAAAATCGAGCTCACGCCTAAAAACGTACTGCTAAAACAAATCTTTACGCGTATTTTGGTCGGAGGCGATAAATTCGTCAAAAAGATCGTGCTAAACGAGGTTAGCGGCGATAAAACGGTAAATGATTTTTACAACGTAAAATGA
- the thiS gene encoding sulfur carrier protein ThiS, producing MLKINGKDEGEFIGKTVAQLLAAKGLKPERIAVELNGEILPKDKFDTVLRDCDSAEIVHFVGGG from the coding sequence ATGCTAAAAATAAACGGCAAAGACGAGGGCGAATTTATCGGCAAAACCGTAGCGCAGCTGCTCGCCGCAAAGGGACTAAAACCTGAGCGCATCGCAGTCGAGCTAAACGGCGAAATCTTGCCAAAAGATAAATTTGATACGGTGCTACGAGACTGCGACTCGGCCGAGATAGTGCATTTTGTAGGCGGAGGCTGA
- the thiH gene encoding 2-iminoacetate synthase ThiH → MEYAADAQRIDETLMRRVLAAREGYDYEKFDALSVKRALGEENLSVEGLKALLSPAAGAFLGEMAEAARDRTRRQFGNSVQFFTPLYISNFCDSDCVYCGFSSKNKISRVRLKADEAATELANIAKSGLKDVLILTGESAKKSDLGYIGEVCKEASRLFSNIGVEIYPLNADEYAFLHGCGADYVVVFQETYGPAAYARFHLGGVKRSFAYRFHAQERALMGGMRSVGFAALLGLDDFRKDALATALHAHLIQQKYPHAEIALSCPRLRPAINKAHVGPRDVDEKALFQVICAYRLFLPYTNITISTRESARFRDGVIAVAANKISAGVSTGVGTHSDKAKKGDEQFEISDARSVDEILGAVRGLNLQPVMSEHIYV, encoded by the coding sequence ATGGAGTATGCGGCGGACGCCCAGCGTATCGACGAAACGCTGATGCGGCGGGTGCTAGCCGCGCGAGAGGGCTACGACTACGAGAAATTTGACGCCCTCAGCGTAAAGCGCGCTCTTGGTGAAGAAAATCTAAGCGTGGAGGGCCTAAAAGCGCTTCTAAGCCCTGCTGCGGGCGCATTTTTAGGCGAGATGGCTGAGGCGGCGCGAGATAGGACGCGCAGGCAGTTTGGCAACTCGGTGCAGTTTTTTACTCCGCTTTATATCTCAAATTTTTGCGATAGCGACTGCGTATACTGCGGCTTTAGCTCGAAAAACAAGATCTCGCGCGTGCGGCTAAAGGCGGACGAGGCGGCGACGGAGCTAGCAAATATCGCAAAAAGCGGGCTAAAAGACGTGCTTATCCTGACCGGCGAAAGCGCGAAAAAAAGCGACCTAGGCTACATCGGCGAGGTTTGCAAGGAGGCGTCTAGGCTTTTTAGCAACATCGGCGTCGAGATCTATCCGCTAAATGCCGACGAATACGCGTTTTTGCACGGTTGCGGCGCGGACTACGTCGTGGTTTTCCAGGAGACTTATGGCCCTGCTGCGTATGCGAGATTTCATCTGGGCGGCGTCAAGCGCTCGTTTGCCTACCGCTTTCACGCCCAGGAGCGCGCTCTCATGGGCGGTATGCGCAGCGTCGGATTTGCCGCGCTTTTGGGCCTTGACGACTTTAGAAAGGATGCTCTAGCCACCGCGCTGCACGCGCATCTCATCCAGCAAAAGTACCCGCACGCCGAGATCGCGCTATCTTGTCCGCGCCTGCGCCCCGCGATTAACAAGGCCCACGTCGGCCCGAGGGACGTCGATGAAAAGGCGCTATTTCAGGTCATCTGCGCGTACCGTCTCTTTTTGCCCTACACAAATATCACGATCTCCACGCGCGAGTCGGCGCGATTTAGAGACGGCGTCATCGCAGTCGCCGCGAACAAAATTTCAGCCGGCGTTAGCACTGGCGTGGGGACGCACTCGGATAAGGCCAAAAAAGGCGACGAGCAGTTTGAGATCAGCGATGCGCGCTCGGTTGATGAGATACTGGGCGCCGTGCGAGGGCTAAATTTACAGCCCGTGATGAGCGAGCATATTTACGTTTGA
- a CDS encoding COG4648 family protein: MTSKLKIVLSVVSVIYPFALFFAGDFAFWVVWALAALWIARGAYSSGFERRLSISAAVFFIICMIFRGGFLAYLYPFLVSLAFLAFFAFSLKNEAVITKIARLKEPDLDEKGVIYTRNLTKIWCAFFVFNAAISLALALIEDKFYWSVYSGAISYALMGALFFGEILFRKRFVKNNEL; encoded by the coding sequence TTGACGAGCAAGCTTAAAATCGTCCTAAGCGTAGTTAGTGTCATCTACCCGTTCGCGCTATTTTTCGCGGGCGATTTTGCCTTTTGGGTCGTATGGGCGCTGGCTGCGCTGTGGATAGCGCGCGGGGCGTATTCAAGCGGCTTTGAGAGAAGGCTTAGTATCTCGGCCGCCGTTTTTTTCATAATTTGTATGATTTTTAGAGGCGGATTTTTGGCGTACCTTTACCCTTTTTTGGTGAGTTTGGCGTTTTTAGCGTTTTTTGCTTTTAGCCTAAAAAACGAGGCCGTCATCACCAAAATCGCAAGACTAAAAGAGCCTGATTTGGATGAAAAAGGCGTGATCTATACGCGAAATTTGACCAAAATTTGGTGCGCGTTTTTTGTTTTTAACGCCGCCATATCGCTTGCGCTAGCTTTGATTGAGGATAAATTTTACTGGAGCGTTTATAGCGGCGCGATATCTTACGCGCTGATGGGAGCGCTGTTTTTCGGGGAAATTTTATTTAGAAAGAGATTTGTAAAAAATAATGAGCTTTGA
- a CDS encoding glycosyltransferase family 2 protein — protein sequence MNKFAFLVPFYNHPQNIKALIAALKTYELPVIVVDDGSDEASKQILAELERTEGILLLTRAQNGGKGIAMKEGFKFALERGFSHVLQIDADFQHDAALIGEFLRESRAHPQSIVCANPIYGDDAPKSRVYGRKITNFWVAINTLSLGVKDAMCGFRVYPLEQLKKAAAKSKTNRMEFDIEILVNAVRQGIDVRWIDTCVCYEKGGVSHFKMLRDNALISLMHAKCFFSLPKFALSKIWRACGLNLSEKTHVEPRKFDEANKANDAQNLKKSQENAEQNLWWKKQERGGAFFLRLSLFLAQILPEFALKLIVKIVVWFYYIFSKNERENIAAFRRNLSEFAGAQTLKKTSVFSHFEAFGGAICDKFRVWKGKIKDDELEIIDLEHIKSELIGAQKGQILLTAHLGNVEICKALGARVDGFRMVILAYDKNSREFNEVLKQISQSDGSVRMMLVNELDVAAMLELKNIVESGAHIGIMGDRTPLGGDKAACVKFLGKEASFNYGPYLIAGILGVKISSLWCQKIGGKFRIELVPLASAVKLGRDKTAAAREYLQIYVRELENRCKQTPTQWFNFFDFWR from the coding sequence TTGAATAAATTTGCGTTTTTGGTGCCCTTTTACAACCATCCGCAAAATATCAAAGCCCTGATCGCCGCGCTAAAAACATACGAGCTACCCGTTATCGTCGTGGACGACGGCTCGGACGAGGCGAGCAAGCAAATTTTGGCGGAGCTTGAGCGCACGGAGGGTATCTTGCTGCTCACGCGCGCGCAAAACGGCGGCAAGGGTATCGCGATGAAGGAGGGGTTTAAATTTGCGCTGGAGCGCGGATTTAGCCACGTTTTGCAAATCGATGCCGATTTTCAGCACGACGCGGCGCTTATCGGCGAGTTTTTGCGCGAGAGCCGGGCGCACCCGCAAAGTATCGTCTGCGCAAATCCTATCTACGGCGATGATGCGCCAAAATCACGCGTTTACGGTAGGAAAATCACGAATTTTTGGGTCGCGATAAATACGCTAAGCCTTGGCGTAAAAGACGCTATGTGCGGCTTTCGCGTTTATCCTTTAGAGCAGCTTAAAAAAGCGGCGGCGAAAAGCAAAACAAATAGGATGGAATTTGACATCGAGATCCTCGTAAATGCCGTAAGACAGGGCATCGACGTGCGCTGGATAGATACGTGCGTGTGCTACGAAAAGGGCGGCGTTTCGCACTTTAAGATGCTACGCGATAACGCGCTAATCAGCCTCATGCACGCAAAATGCTTCTTTTCTCTGCCCAAATTTGCGCTGAGTAAAATTTGGCGAGCGTGTGGGCTAAATTTGAGCGAGAAGACGCACGTCGAGCCGCGTAAATTTGATGAGGCAAACAAAGCGAATGATGCGCAAAATTTAAAAAAATCGCAAGAAAACGCCGAGCAAAATCTCTGGTGGAAAAAGCAGGAAAGAGGCGGCGCGTTTTTTCTGAGACTTAGCCTATTTTTGGCGCAAATTTTGCCTGAGTTCGCGCTAAAGCTTATCGTTAAAATCGTGGTTTGGTTTTATTATATTTTTTCAAAAAACGAGCGCGAGAACATCGCGGCATTTAGACGAAATTTAAGCGAATTTGCGGGCGCGCAGACGCTAAAAAAAACGAGCGTTTTTAGCCATTTTGAGGCGTTTGGCGGAGCTATTTGCGATAAATTTAGAGTCTGGAAAGGCAAGATTAAAGATGACGAGCTAGAGATCATAGATCTAGAGCATATAAAAAGCGAACTAATCGGCGCGCAAAAGGGGCAAATTTTGCTCACGGCGCACCTTGGAAACGTCGAAATTTGCAAGGCTCTGGGCGCGCGGGTCGATGGCTTTAGGATGGTGATTTTGGCCTATGACAAAAACTCGCGCGAGTTTAACGAGGTGCTAAAGCAGATCAGCCAAAGCGACGGCAGCGTGCGCATGATGCTAGTTAACGAGCTCGACGTAGCCGCGATGCTGGAGCTAAAAAATATCGTCGAAAGCGGCGCGCATATCGGTATAATGGGCGATAGGACGCCCCTTGGCGGCGATAAGGCCGCGTGCGTGAAATTTCTAGGCAAGGAGGCGAGCTTTAACTACGGTCCTTACTTGATCGCCGGGATTTTAGGTGTAAAAATAAGCTCGCTGTGGTGCCAAAAAATAGGCGGCAAATTTAGGATCGAGCTCGTACCGCTAGCAAGCGCCGTAAAGCTAGGGCGAGATAAGACCGCCGCAGCGCGCGAATATCTGCAAATTTACGTCCGCGAGCTGGAAAATCGCTGCAAGCAAACGCCTACGCAGTGGTTTAATTTTTTTGATTTTTGGAGATGA
- a CDS encoding acyl carrier protein, translating into MKKEEIFEILKSALVQLFEIDEAKITLQTRIYEDLQIDSIDAIDLIDHIKRKTGYRLMPEDFKNVKTLEDIVSAVAKKFDEQA; encoded by the coding sequence ATGAAAAAAGAAGAAATTTTTGAGATTTTAAAGTCAGCGCTAGTGCAGCTTTTTGAGATCGATGAGGCTAAAATCACGCTGCAAACGCGCATTTACGAGGATTTGCAGATAGATAGCATCGACGCGATCGATCTTATAGATCACATCAAGCGCAAAACAGGATACCGATTGATGCCTGAAGACTTTAAAAATGTAAAAACGCTCGAAGACATCGTAAGCGCGGTGGCTAAAAAATTTGACGAGCAAGCTTAA
- a CDS encoding phosphopantetheine-binding protein has protein sequence MNELIDEIKELIIKSLNLEDMKPSDIDENAPLFNEGLGLDSVDALELGLAVQKSYGLVLDSKTANLKEIFYSVKSLAQYIFENRN, from the coding sequence ATGAACGAACTAATAGATGAGATAAAAGAGCTCATCATAAAGAGCTTAAATTTAGAGGATATGAAGCCGAGCGATATCGACGAAAACGCGCCGCTTTTTAACGAAGGGCTAGGGCTTGATAGCGTCGATGCGCTTGAGCTTGGCCTTGCAGTACAAAAAAGCTACGGCCTAGTTTTGGACTCTAAAACCGCAAATTTAAAAGAGATTTTTTACAGCGTAAAAAGCCTCGCGCAATACATCTTTGAAAACAGGAACTAA
- a CDS encoding thiazole synthase — MKNYEKDDILELGGHKFSSRFILGSGKFSLPLLEAAVHEAGAQIVTLALRRVNEGGIENILDFIPKGVTLLPNTSGARNADECVRIAKLAREAGCGDLVKVEVIRDSKYLLPDNYETIKATEKLASMGFVVMPYMYPDLNVARDLASAGAACVMPLGAPIGTNKGLCTREFIKILLAEIDLPVIVDAGIGSPAQACEAMQMGCAAVMANTAIATAGDVKTMARAFALAIRAGRLAYLSGLGGVSDSARASSPLTGFLE, encoded by the coding sequence ATGAAAAATTACGAAAAAGACGATATTTTAGAACTTGGCGGGCATAAATTTAGCTCGCGCTTTATCCTGGGGTCGGGTAAATTTTCGCTACCTCTTTTGGAGGCCGCAGTGCACGAGGCGGGCGCGCAGATCGTCACGCTAGCGCTTCGGCGCGTGAACGAGGGCGGGATCGAAAATATCCTGGACTTTATCCCAAAGGGCGTGACGCTACTACCAAACACCTCAGGCGCTAGAAACGCCGATGAGTGCGTGCGTATAGCAAAGCTAGCGCGCGAGGCCGGTTGCGGCGATCTTGTCAAGGTTGAGGTCATCAGAGACAGCAAATACCTGCTGCCCGATAACTACGAGACGATAAAAGCGACCGAAAAGCTCGCAAGCATGGGCTTTGTCGTGATGCCCTATATGTATCCCGATCTAAACGTCGCGCGCGATCTGGCGTCGGCTGGGGCTGCGTGCGTGATGCCGCTGGGCGCTCCGATCGGGACGAACAAAGGCCTTTGTACGCGTGAATTTATCAAAATTTTGCTCGCCGAGATAGACCTGCCCGTGATCGTGGATGCTGGCATCGGCAGCCCCGCGCAGGCATGCGAAGCGATGCAGATGGGCTGTGCGGCCGTGATGGCAAACACCGCTATCGCGACTGCTGGCGACGTAAAAACGATGGCGCGTGCCTTTGCGCTGGCGATCCGGGCGGGTAGGCTGGCGTATCTATCCGGGCTTGGGGGCGTAAGCGATAGCGCGCGGGCGTCGAGTCCGCTGACGGGATTTTTGGAGTAA
- a CDS encoding AMP-binding protein — translation MSFEENLKNFRFTDDSRDVFEACLGFAAFLEKNGIKELQIYIDDAFKFYAAFFGSLLAGAAPYVLAKPVYEPNLTAVNDENFSNFLSSKPANGLKFDPQAKFYLQTSGSSGKSKMIEKSLAQMIKESEYLAAELNFSSQNTFFSSVSHRHMFGLTFKVFLPLVLGARVIADELNYPEAILGLELANHVFIASPVLLRTLAQSPAASALKGLSGIVSAGSPLKKELRSELGQICDARIIEIYGSTETGIVARDEGCGLRLFGAVNAGLDDRGALNVSSPWCEFFQTNDAASIDEGRLALQGRIDRIVKLNDKRVSLESIETKLLESGLLADCYCAPHPKFKRIAALLQLNGEGLKKFRKIGKKGVATELKELLKLEFKNSVRYFKIVEKMPRNQQGKFEKSEFEKVLFASPKPVWSGGRVNEAGEICGGQIYQNGQNLASGLNCGADNVNDGCAKFDEGGDRLENHAQKYEFSAIMHAGLEIFESHFPNLPLLPGFMQLDYVFELVSGVGIDVGGASTVENLKFMKFVRPSDALRVCFEKRGGKLYFELFCNGEKCSTGRATL, via the coding sequence ATGAGCTTTGAAGAAAATTTAAAAAATTTTAGATTTACGGACGACTCGCGCGACGTATTTGAGGCGTGCCTCGGATTTGCCGCGTTTTTAGAAAAAAACGGCATAAAAGAGCTGCAAATTTACATTGACGACGCGTTTAAATTTTACGCTGCGTTTTTCGGCTCGCTTTTGGCGGGCGCTGCGCCTTACGTGCTGGCAAAGCCGGTTTATGAGCCAAATTTAACTGCAGTAAACGACGAAAATTTTTCAAATTTTCTTTCAAGCAAGCCCGCAAACGGACTCAAATTTGATCCGCAGGCTAAATTTTATCTGCAAACTTCAGGCTCGAGCGGCAAAAGCAAGATGATAGAAAAGTCGCTCGCGCAGATGATAAAAGAGAGCGAGTATCTAGCCGCTGAGCTAAATTTTAGTAGCCAAAACACCTTTTTTTCAAGCGTTTCGCACAGGCATATGTTTGGACTTACGTTTAAGGTTTTTTTGCCGCTGGTGCTGGGCGCTCGCGTTATCGCGGACGAGCTAAACTATCCCGAGGCGATTTTGGGTTTGGAGCTTGCAAATCACGTATTTATCGCTAGTCCGGTGCTACTTAGAACTCTAGCTCAAAGTCCCGCCGCAAGCGCGCTAAAAGGCTTAAGCGGGATCGTAAGTGCTGGTTCGCCGCTAAAAAAGGAGCTAAGAAGCGAGCTAGGCCAAATCTGCGACGCACGGATCATCGAAATCTACGGCAGTACGGAAACGGGCATAGTGGCTAGAGACGAGGGGTGCGGACTTAGGCTATTTGGCGCGGTGAACGCGGGGCTGGATGACAGGGGCGCGCTAAACGTGAGCTCACCTTGGTGCGAGTTTTTTCAGACTAACGACGCGGCTAGCATCGACGAGGGCCGCCTCGCGCTACAAGGCAGGATAGATCGCATCGTGAAGCTAAATGACAAGCGCGTGAGCCTGGAGAGCATCGAAACAAAGCTGCTAGAGAGCGGTCTGCTCGCGGACTGCTACTGCGCGCCGCACCCGAAATTTAAACGCATCGCCGCGCTTTTACAGCTTAACGGCGAGGGGCTTAAAAAATTTAGAAAAATCGGCAAAAAAGGCGTGGCAACCGAGCTAAAAGAGCTTTTGAAGCTCGAGTTTAAAAACAGCGTCCGCTACTTTAAAATAGTGGAAAAAATGCCGCGAAATCAGCAGGGTAAATTTGAAAAAAGCGAATTTGAAAAAGTGCTATTTGCTAGCCCTAAGCCCGTTTGGAGCGGCGGGCGCGTAAATGAAGCGGGTGAAATTTGCGGCGGTCAAATTTACCAAAACGGCCAAAATTTAGCGAGCGGCTTAAACTGCGGCGCAGATAATGTAAACGATGGGTGCGCTAAATTTGACGAGGGCGGCGATCGGCTCGAAAACCACGCGCAAAAATACGAATTTAGCGCTATCATGCACGCGGGGCTTGAGATTTTTGAAAGCCATTTTCCAAATTTGCCGCTACTGCCGGGATTTATGCAGCTTGACTACGTCTTTGAGCTAGTTAGCGGCGTAGGTATCGACGTTGGCGGCGCTAGCACGGTTGAAAATCTAAAATTTATGAAGTTTGTAAGACCTAGCGACGCGCTTCGCGTTTGTTTTGAAAAACGCGGCGGCAAGCTTTACTTTGAGCTGTTTTGTAACGGCGAAAAGTGCTCGACGGGAAGGGCTACGCTTTGA